One genomic segment of Lytechinus pictus isolate F3 Inbred chromosome 18, Lp3.0, whole genome shotgun sequence includes these proteins:
- the LOC129281996 gene encoding carbohydrate sulfotransferase 1-like: MPRITQPAFLKSLWWRYPGTILYHVGLLIFIVAAFSKFGGLSFITGAGKHNEKRDLEFKKYELDVDPSMPLDRVVDDELAEWIEQLLVQKSTGTGEEHEPVIDEKRRRVDAGKEGEEINGDVPKNAMESIEVLGEGGTQWDRPPIKLVLRDPHLVSPGLIPVQRKSKNKMPRLKDQLPGQLPTVKNMREDLVGNESKTVKHSEGQPDLDHHPGQEVITSAFTPFPSQGEAVRVNVLIVAAMRTGSSFLGELFQQRSDFFYMFEPGMQLMHRLDSSNLTRRVIYTKLVDMLNGFYHCKFNDIPFFIDELNHRTLHGRQQSVAALVTSQFCRKVRIPTQRSSKLMCDPVTEKVLETACTTRGHTAIKSIRVLDINLMISAVKDPDLNLKLIHLIRDPRSMILSRLKLKFPAIKVFNVSELTDTYRNILLKYCSNWLQNYEIGHYVPLMRKNYLLVRYEDLALEPYVYAQKIYDFAGLGAEIPPKMKRWIDINTNTNDLSKKRAAAFSTKRDSKEVLVSWKSRLTIEMAQAIEEVGDCSRLMKATGYKLIGNNLEMLRNTDHLVGQVPVPEFHVNEFDFM; this comes from the coding sequence ATGCCCCGCATAACCCAACCAGCGTTCCTGAAGAGCTTGTGGTGGCGTTACCCTGGTACTATCCTTTACCACGTTGGTCTTCTTATCTTCATCGTGGCCGCTTTCTCGAAGTTTGGAGGATTATCCTTCATCACTGGCGCAGGGAAGCACAACGAGAAGAGAGACTTGGAGTTTAAGAAGTACGAATTAGACGTCGACCCGTCCATGCCGTTGGACAGGGTAGTCGATGACGAGCTGGCTGAATGGATCGAGCAGCTGCTAGTGCAGAAGTCGACTGGTACAGGAGAAGAACATGAACCAGTAATTGATGAGAAGAGAAGAAGAGTTGATGCAGGAAAGGAAGGGGAGGAGATCAACGGGGATGTCCCCAAGAATGCCATGGAGTCTATTGAGGTGTTAGGAGAAGGTGGCACTCAGTGGGATCGACCACcgatcaagttggtcctcaggGACCCACACCTTGTCTCGCCGGGGCTCATCCCGGTCCAAAGGAAATCAAAGAACAAGATGCCCCGTCTTAAAGACCAACTACCTGGGCAGCTTCCTACTGTAAAGAATATGAGGGAAGATCTTGTAGGAAATGAATCTAAGACAGTTAAACATTCGGAAGGTCAACCCGATCTGGATCACCATCCGGGTCAGGAGGTCATCACTTCCGCCTTTACTCCATTTCCATCTCAAGGTGAGGCAGTGAGAGTGAATGTACTCATAGTTGCCGCAATGAGAACGGGATCATCCTTTCTTGGGGAGCTGTTCCAGCAGCGGAGTGACTTCTTCTACATGTTTGAGCCAGGGATGCAGCTGATGCACCGGCTCGATTCCTCAAATCTCACCAGGCGGGTGATCTACACAAAACTTGTCGATATGCTGAATGGCTTCTACCACTGCAAATTCAACGATATTCCATTCTTCATCGACGAATTGAACCATCGAACGTTGCACGGTCGTCAGCAATCCGTCGCCGCCCTTGTCACGTCGCAGTTTTGTCGGAAGGTGCGTATACCAACTCAGAGATCAAGCAAGTTGATGTGTGATCCTGTCACCGAGAAGGTCTTGGAGACAGCGTGTACCACGAGGGGCCACACCGCTATCAAATCTATCAGGGTACTGGATATAAACCTGATGATATCCGCAGTCAAAGACCCTGACCTGAACTTGAAGCTGATACACTTGATCCGTGATCCTAGGAGTATGATACTGTCACGATTGAAACTCAAGTTTCCTGCCATTAAAGTTTTTAACGTGTCTGAACTCACAGATACCTATCGCAACATCCTCTTGAAGTATTGCTCCAACTGGCTCCAGAATTATGAGATAGGGCACTATGTGCCTTTGATGAGGAAGAACTACTTGTTGGTGCGCTACGAGGATCTGGCCTTAGAACCTTACGTATACGCGCAAAAGATCTACGATTTTGCGGGTCTTGGTGCAGAAATTCctccaaaaatgaaaagatggatcgacataaatacaaatacaaacgACCTGAGCAAAAAGAGGGCTGCCGCCTTCTCGACTAAGAGGGATTCGAAAGAAGTCTTGGTCAGTTGGAAATCGAGACTCACCATAGAGATGGCCCAGGCCATTGAAGAAGTTGGTGACTGCAGCCGACTCATGAAAGCAACTGGGTATAAACTCATTGGGAATAATCTCGAGATGCTTAGGAACACTGACCATCTTGTTGGCCAAGTTCCTGTACCCGAATTTCATGTTAATGAgtttgattttatgtaa